Within the Chlorocebus sabaeus isolate Y175 chromosome 19, mChlSab1.0.hap1, whole genome shotgun sequence genome, the region GGAGCCCTCCTCACCAAACCCCAACTCAGCCACATGGTAACCGTCAGCCATCAGCCCCTCAGAGGGTACAGAGTCCACGTCCACGGTCTTCTGGTCCCAAGAATACCCAAGGAGGTGGGGACCTTCATTCCCGTTTTACACTTGAAGccactgaggctcagtgaggctAAGAatcctgcccaaggtcacatagcaagtTAGCAGCAGAACAAGGAACAGTCTGACCCATGTACACATCAGGCCGGGCTGGTCCTGGGCCTGATCTTCATTCACTGAGAGTCCGTCGTCCCTGGTATCACGGACGTCCACAACCCACACTGTCTGTGCGGTTCCCTCTCCAATGCAGCCCCAGCCAGCTTACTGCCTGTTACAGTCTCTCCCATCCTCGGGGGTGACCCAGACAGCCCTGCCCCGCACCTCCTCCTCTGGCCCTGTCCCTAGTCTGCCTGCGCATCCCACTGGGGTTTTGTCTGCCCGCTCCCCCACTCCTCCATATCACCAGGCCCCGGGGCAGGTGCCAGGGGAGTGCCAGTGGCTGTGCTCACCTGGCTTATTGAGGAGGCACCGGAGCTCATACTCGACATCAGCCTGGCGCTGCTCCAGGTTCTGCTGCTTGAAGCTAGAGGTGGGAATAAGGTGACTCTTAACAATTCTGCCCGAGCCCcggctgccctgccctgccctgtgctGTTACTGATGAGGGAAGAGGGTAAGGGTTCTCAGTTCTAAGCTCTACGGATTCCAGGGAGGGCTGCCCCGAGCGGATGACTCACACATAGATGAGCTCGGACTCTCGCCGCACCAGTAGGTGCTTCTCGTGGATGAGCTTGAACCAGTCCACCAGCATGTCATCCTCACGGCCCTCTGGAAGCCAGACACCCACTGAGGCCAGggctggccaccatgcctggctcagttcCCCAGGGAATAGAGgctcctgcccccagccccacccagcagGCCCTCCCAGCTGCTCCCGCACCATTCAGGCCGCCACGCAGCTTCTCCTCCAGCAGCACCCCACGGTGCTCCAGGGCATCCAGCCGGCGCTCAATGGTGTCCATCTCTCCGTGGATGTCCTCCTCGGGGATGTACTGGTCAGCTTGGACCTGTCCAACAGCTCCTGGTCACCTGACGGCCAGCCGAGCGCTCCCCTGCCTGGTTGCTGCCAGGAGCCTTGCCCTCTTCTCTGGCCAGCATTGGCCACTGGTGGCTCCAGGGCCCGGGCCCTGCCCCCTACCCCAGCATGGTTAGAAGGCAGGGTCCCAGTGTAGGGAAGGGGCCAGTGTGGGGACAGCCACAACCCTGCATGCCACTGGTCCCAGCACCAACAGACACACCAGAAGGTGGCATGACTCCCTGCCCTTCACAGAAACACCTCCTCTCTGCCACTCCAGAAAGGCTATCACAATGTCAGTGAGAGTGATCTTATTACAGAGATAAACTTGAGAACACTCTAATCAGCTCAAGTAGCAGTGTATCATGAGTGCTTGATACTTGAACTTGTTAGTAACAAATTAAAGGCACCACCTACTGCTTTTGGTGGTGAAGGGCTGATCTGCTCCAAATCTCTCCGGGCTGCAAGTTAGACCTTCAAGTTGGGCCGCCCAAGAGCGCTCTCTTGAGCATCTGAGGCCAGCTGCCCAGCCAGCCAGCCTCCCTAGAGTCCCAGGGGAAGCCTGCAGCTGCGGAGTGGGAGGTGCCAGCCcaggccagcctggtctcagGGGGCTCCAAGCTGGTACCTTGCGTTTGATGAGTGGGAAGCCGTGTCCTGGGGCAGGTGGCCTCACAGGCTTAGAACCCTTGGTGGCCTTCTTTGTGACTGGGGACGCTGCAGGCGATGGCTTCCGGTTAAAAGGATTCTCCTTGCAGGAGGACTAAAGGCAAGGAGACATGACACAGGGTGAGTCTGGGAAGAGGGCACGTGAGACCCCAGCAGCCTGATATTTGGGACCATGGAAAGCAGGCCGGCACTCCAGGGCCAGCAGGACACAGGCAAAGAGACAGTCTCCTCAAATTCCGTCTCTGATGCACTGAGTCATTCAATAAACTTTCTATTTCCAGGGCTCTTCTCGCCTGTCAGTTACTGCACTGGATACTTTTTacacttttttgagacagtctcactctgtcaccaggctggtatGCAGCTGTGGCATAACCACGgctccactgcagcctcagcctcctggggctccagcgatcctcccagctcagcctctcgagaagctgggactacaggctcgcaccaccatgcctggctaattttttgtatttttttttttgtaaagacaggtctcactttgttgcccaggctggtctcaaactcctgggctcaagtgatcctcctgcctgggccttccaaagtgctgggatgaccacacctggcctttttataCATTCGTGTTGAATTCTCCCGACCACCCTGCCAAGTGGGTATCACAATGCCCATTTCACAGCTGAGTAAACTCAAGTTCAGAGAGGGTTAGTCATTCGCTCACGGCCACACACTTCCCATGAGCCCAGGCTGGGATGAGAATCTGTCTGTTTCAGGGCCTGGGCAGCCATCTAGCATTGAGGGGTAGTGCTTAGAACCTTGCCCATGTGGTAGGCAGTGCCCTACTGTGCCCCAGTGGTGGGGGTGCCTGGCTGTGCTAGCCTCAGAGAAGGCAGGGGTTTCCCTAGAGGCACAGAATAGCATGGGGTTTAGGGCAAGACAGAGCTATGGTAGTTCATTCGGGCCTCATAACCACCCTctccccagtggggactctgaggctcagagaggtgaaggtgAAGTTCTTCGCCCAGAGTCACCCAGCCAGGAAGTGCCTGACCAGCAGATGGACTAAGAGGGTACATCCCTCCCTGCCAGAGAAAGATCTCATCCTCTGCTGCCCAGCCCAGTACCCACACACCCAGAGCCCAGGCTCTGCATTCTTCCGTGCCTCTGGGGAGACCCCTGCCCTCTCTGAGGCCAGCACAGCCGGGGCAGCCCCACCACCGGGACACGGCAAGGCCCTGCCCACCACATGGGCAATGTCACTATTTCCCAACCACTCTTCCCAGCTCACGGGAAACAGGCATCACTGTGAGCCCCTTACAGAGGCCTCACCTGAGACCTGGGACTCTCCAAGAAGCACTGACCCAGCTTTCCCTCGGCAGCTGCAGAGCAGGGGGAGGTCTGTGCCAGCTCAGGCAGAGAGGCTTTCGGGGTGGGGGCTGCTCTGGGGTTTCTGAAGCAGGGAGGGGGCCAGGGCCCAAGTCTGGGCACAGCAAGGAGCCAGGGCTTGGCTCCCACAGGGCAGCACCTACCCAATGACCCAGGGTGGCACCCGAAGGCCCCCACTGCCTCTGAAATTCTCTCCTAATCCTGGGGTGACAGTGGGACAGGGGTTCCCCACAAGGAGGTGCACTTGGGGTTCTGCCCCCTCCAACACACCCAGAGGGGCCGGCAGAGCCAAGCAGCCCAAAGCCCCTGAGCCCCTCAAAGGTTTTCAGCCTTTTCTCAGCCTCAAAACTTCAGACCAATCTTCATGCAGCCCAGGACACAAAACAGGAGAAACCGAAGCTGACTCACCCCCGTGCCCTCCACCACCAAGGAGCCAGGGAGCCTTCCGAGCACTCAGGACACTTAGTGCCAGGCAGCCCCTCACCATCTGTGGGAGCCTGAGGCCCAGAGGAGAATGGGGCCTGCTCAAGGACACACAGCAGATGGGAGGCAGAGCCGGAAGCAGTGCCCAAGAGGGTTTTGCCAGGGCCAAGGAAGGTTCAGTGGTGCCTGAGGCACATGGGCAGGGTCAGGCCACAATTTCAGTTGCCCCACAAAGGCCATCCTGCCACCCTCTACCTGGGGCCAGATGAGCCTTGGGAGCTCAGAGGCCTGCAGAGCATGGGGCCTTCCGAAGGGCCTGTGGCTGCAAGAGAGGCCCCTCATGAACTAGATGCCCGGAGGAAAGTCCTGAGCCCAGGCAACCCCCAGGTTCTCAGTATGGGGCTGAGAAATAGGTGAGCCCACAGCACACAGCATATGTGGAACAGGAGCAGCCTGGACGGGTGCCTAGCCAGACCCTCCCCACGCCCATGTCACCCAAGAAAAGACAAAGCCCAGCAAGGGAGCAGGAGGACAGGATAGGGCCACATCTGCTCTGCTCGGTAAACTCCCCCATGGCACACAACGGAAGCATCCAGGAAAGCGGTGTGTCCTGGGTCCTTCTGCCTGTTGGGGGTTGACCCCCGGCCCACTACAAACTCCACACGCAGCAGCGTGCTCATTACAACCCCTCCCCCTGAGCTGGCTGGGAGCGCCTTGGAGACAAGGGACCACAATGTCCACATGACGTGGGGAGCCCAGGCAGCCATGCACTTGGGAGGCATTCAGAAACCCCAGCTCCCCTGTTCCATGGCGGGGAGACCCAGGTCTCTGTAGAAGGGAGTCACCCCGTCCGCTCTGTGCCCTACCATGGGTCACCTTCCAAAACGACCATTACACCTATCTCCCTGAGCAGATCGTGAGCCCCTGGAGGCCAAAGacaaggtctttttttttctgagacagagtctcactctgtcacccaggctgtgggccatctcagctcactgcaacctccacttcccgggttcaagcaattctgcctcagcctcccgagtagctgggattacaggcgcccaccaccacacctggctaatttttgtatttctagtaaagatggggtttcaccatgttggccaggctggtctcaaactcctattctcaagtgatccgcctgcctcagcctcctaaagtgctgggatgataagtgtgagccactgcgcccggccagtacaGGGTTTTAATACAACTCTGCCCAGGGTCTGGCATCAGTAGAGCCTGAGTGAATGGAAGAGTGGACAGACAATACGGGATGACTAGTGGCTGGTGAATGGAACCCAAATAGGCCAGTGCAGGCGATGGGAGGCAAACAGGGGCCCTGATACCTAAGACCTGGAAGGCTATGCGTGTGGAcaggtggatagatgggtgggagCTCTGgcagatggatggaaggatggacagATGGGTTTGTGCCTCAATGAACAGAGTGGGTAATGGGTAGATAGGCTGGCCAAGGCCACTCAGGAAATCAGAGGCCAGCAAAGATAGAAAAggccctgggccgggcgcggtggctcaagcctgtaatcccagcactttgggaggccgagactggcggatcacgaggtcaggagatcgagaccatcctggctaacacagtgaaaccccgtctctactaaaaaatacaaaaaactagccgagcgaggtggcggcgcctgtagtcccagctactcgggaggctgaggcgggagaatggcgcaaacccgggaggcggagtttgcagtgagctgagatccggccactgcactccagtctgggcgacagcgcgagactccctctcaaaaaaaaaaaaaaaaaaaaaaaaaaaaaggccctgaacagccaggcgtggtggctcacgcctgtaatcccaacactttgggaggccaaggcgggtggatcatgaggtcaggagatcgagaccaccctggctaacatgttgaaaccctgtctctactaaaaatacaaaaaaaaaaaaaaattagctgggcgtgatggcggcacctgtagtcccagctacccgggaggctgaagcaggagaatggcgtgaacctgggaggtggagcttgcagtgagccaagatcgcgccactgcactccagcctgggccacagagcaagactccatcacaaaaaaaaagagaaaaggcccTGGACATTTCTGCCCTGAAACCAGACCCGCATCCACTAGAGAGGATATCACTTTTAGTGAGGGTGAGGGGGTACTCACCTTTACCTGCAGCTGTGGGGACGAGCTTCCAGGGGAAGGCACGGGGCTCCTGTCTCCAACCAACAAGAGAGGTGTTGGGGTGGCGCCACTGCAGGGCTTGGCTGGCTGGGGACCTGGGCTGCCCCTGGTCCTGGGGGCAAGGCCAGGGCTGGCTTGAGGCGTTTGTTCCACTCTAGGCTCCACTAGCTCCCCAGAGGATGCCAGAGAGGAGTTGGTAGGGAGGCCGACAGGGTTTCCAGGGGTGCCAGGGGCATGGACAGCAGGCTCTGAGGAGCTCTTGGGCACAGCTGGCGGCTCCAGAAGCTCCCCACCTGCAGTCTGGCTGGAGCTCTCGGATGACAGGCTCTCCACACTGAGCGCTGGCGATGGTGTGGCTGAAGGCGGCTCCGAGTGCGAGAGGCGGGAGGCGTGGAGAGCTGTGCAGACAAGCACCAGGACACCTCACAAGGGGAGCACCACAGGGGCTTCCAGCCCCACCTCTCAGCTCCACTCTCAACAGAGCCGCAGGCAGCCCTGGAAACCCAAGCCCTCCACATCGAGACAGGGCCAAGGCCCAGGGAACAGCAAACGCCCAGCAGGATGGAAGCCGTGAGGTGCATCCAGCCACCGGAGTCCATCCTGCCCCGCCCACCTTGCATTCTGCCTGCTGCCTCCACTTCCCCACACTCCCCACAGCCCCCGTGAAGGCACCCACAGCAAAACCACCTTGGGAATGCCAGAGGAAGAGAGGCGGCCCCTCCTCTGCCCCGATCTGCAGTGCAGAGGCAGAGGGGAGGAGCACACAGCCCTCGCTGTGTCCCAGAGCCACCAGCTCTGGGACAGGCACTGCCGGGCACCAATTTCTCTCCTTGTGGCTGACAGATATGATGCTTCCAAACACATTATCTGCATTTTCTAGATGAGGCAACAGGTTCAGAGAGGAGAGGGCGCTCACCCCAGAAAGGGCTGGGATTAAATCCACTGTATCTGACTCTAGAGCTCATGCCCCTCTGCTGTACCCTGAAGCTGTCCACCACCTCCACCTAGACAGGCCAGCCTCCGCTGTCCCCTGAAGCTGTCCACCACCTCCACCTAGACAGGCCAGCCTCCGCTGGGCTCCCAGGGCTCCACTCGGACCCCCTGAGCACCTGCCTCTGCCAGCTCTGGCATGCTCTTGCCCCACTGTGTGAGGGGGTCCCATGGGACTCTCAGGGGCGGCCAGACCCAGCTGTGGTGAAGGTGAGGACCAAAAACCCAGCTCAGGGTATCAGAAGACTGGGAGAAGGTGAGGGCCAAAAACTCCAGGGTGCCTGGGTGAGGGGATAAGCACTGGACGGAGGAGGCCCAGCAGCCTGGAGCTGAGCCACCATGTCACATGGAGGACTACAGACAGACTCAGGGACAGTCAGAGTCATTACACCTGATCACACACGGCCAGGTGAGAGCCCAGGTCGCTCAGGAACTGCAGCAACAGTAACGGAGTTAGGATTCAAGCAAACCCCTCCTTTCCGTGATCCCCTCGCTGCACTGAGCACACCAATGGACAGCACATTTAACGAACATGACAGGGAGGGTGAAGAGATGGACTCAGGCCAGACTccgtgggttcaaatcctgcctctacaGCTTAAGCACTGAGAGGCTTTACGCAAactacttagcctctctgtgcctcagtctccacaCCTGCAAAGTGGAGGTGATGATACCTACTCACAGGTTTGCTCTAGGATTAAATGAGAGGTCACCCATGAAACGCGCGGTGCCCGGCCTGGGAGGCTCTGCCtcaccacacccccaccccaggcccgGGCCCCATCCCCGAGTTCCGACTGTCAGGAGAGCTCCAGGAAAGGCACTTACCCAGTGGGGATGCGCTGGGAGCGCGGGGGGCAGGGCGCTTCTTTGTCTTCGGGCTGCTGGTAGGGGTAATGCCGTACCAGGGGTGCAGGGACTTCGGTGTGGACTCCAGGTGgcccagggcagggctggtggccaggctgggtgcagcCGGAGCCtcttcctcctcgtcctcctcctcctcctcaaaagGGTTATAGGGTTTGGGCTCCAGGCTGGCCGCTGGGCTCGGCTGGGCCACCTCCTCGGTGCCTCCATTCTCCACCTGCCTGCTGTCCTGGCTTGGTGGCCCAGGGCTGCTGCTTGGGGGAAGTGGGGCTGGCTTCTTCTTTGGTTCTGCCTGCACCAGCGTGATCCATGGGGGGTCCTTCCTGGGGGCTGGTGTcctggagggagtggggaggcagCAGAAACCATTAGCAGAGGCAAGGGGTCAGCTTCCTTCTCTCGACAGTTTTGAGGCCACTTCAAATGGGGTGGATGAGAAACGGCCgtttcccttctcccacccccagCACCATGGGGCCAGTCTGAAATGGACTGTTATAGTCACAGCCCTTGAGGCCCAGAGAATGTGAACCTTCAAGTCACAGAGCTACTGTTAACCCAGCCCAGGAAAGGATCGATGAGGGACTCTATCATCTACAACCCATGTAACCTGGGAAAGTCACCTGCTCGCCCTCTGTATTAGTCTCTCCTTCCACTCAGTGGGGACCTTAATAATCCTTGCCTCACAGGGTTGGTgtaaggatgcagtgagctatggagTCCAGCACTGGGCAGGGCACCAGGGCACCTGCTGAGTGCCAGGGGCTCAGTAAACATTAACAACTGGCACAGCCATGGCCCACCTGGCTCCCTACAGACCGACCACATAGGGGAAGCGTGGCCCCCAAATAACAGCTGAAGTAGATGTCCGCCACATGAAGCAGGGTCCCATGCTGCAGGACCTGAGGGACAGGTACTACAGCTGAGCTTTTCCAGGTCTTTCTATACTCTGCTGTTAAGCCTCAAATCAACTCTATAATCAAGGCTAGGCCTCCCACGTTACAGGCAAAGGAGCTTGGAGAGATGACGGGAACCAGAGGTGGCTGCCTGCACCGGGTACTGCCCACAGGACCAGGCACCTGGGGAGGGGGCCGGGCAGTGGCTGCAAGAATCCCAGGGTGAGCCTCAGGAGAGGAGGTGTGGGCCcagctctccttcccctcctgagCCCCACGCTGCTCATCCACAGGAAGCCTCTCTCCCACCCGGCCCCAGAGTACCCCAATTCCCACCACCAGGGCCTCTGAAGCAGGAACGCCCCTCAGGGATCAACATACCCCTCAGATGGCTTTGGTGTCCCCCTCGGCTTGGGGACAGGCGGTTCGTGCAGTCTTCCTACATGGGAAATGATAGTGAGCCAGGCCTTCATGGGCAGCAGGAGGTGGGCACCCAGGGAGCCAGCCACAGCAGCTGCCTCCCCAGGAGCACCCCGCCTTCCTCCTACACCCTCGCacctccccagcccagcccatggAAATTAGATAAGCACCCAGGTGGCTGAGAACAGTCAGGGGTCAAGGCCAGGCCACCTGAGATCCCATTTGCATTTCATTTGAGACGACGCAACCCAAATCCCCTCAGACACCCCCCCAGTGTGGGCGGAAAACATCATCTCAGTTCAGCCGGGGAGCCACCTCCTCCTGGAAGTCCGGGACTCCTGAGTGTCCTCCACGAATCCCATAACAGCCCCTGCTCCCCTCCTCCAACTTCACAAGACTTCCAAAATCCACTGAAACCCGTGCCTCTGTGCCTGTCTCCACCTCAACGCTGGGAGCGCCCTGAAGGCACAGATAGGCCTGAACAGTATTCTGTGTCCCCAGCGGCCAGCTCAGATCCAGCCTCCACGAGAGCTGAACAAACAGAATGTTCTGGTGCAAGTCGCAGGGTGACCCTGGGAGTCTCTCACCCCGTGGCCACCAATGCCTTCCCTAATGGAATGATAAGGGCTGCCCAGCAGCCCTTATACAAGGAGTCTCAATCCTACAAGCTCACTGAAACCCGGGGAGGTCATCTGGGAGCATTTCACAATGTGGGGCTGGGGGAGAATGCACCCACAGAATGAGCCAAGGGTCTCCACTGCAGCTCACACTGGCTCCGGGGCCCACCTGACCCCTCTGCTCTCCCCCAAGCCCCTGAGGTCTCCCCTTCCAGACATGGGCAAGCATAGAGGCTGGGCTTGGAGGTCACCTGCGGTGTGCCTGTGGATGGGCCAGGACACACAGGAAGGACACCAATGTGCAGAGTCCCAGAGACCTCGGGGACACACGGGCACACTTGGAGTGGCACTTACTACCCACCCTGAAACTAAAGCCCACAAAAACAGATGCAAAAAAGCGCATGCAGAGGAAGGCAGCATAGGGGTGGGGCCTGGGTCTGTTTTCTTTGCACCATCCCAGCATGGAGAATAGAGCACAGCAGAGGCCGCAGGAACTCGGCATTTGTGGCAGGAATTAATAACCtcagaaacaggccaggcacggtggctcacacctgtaatcccagcactttgggagaccaaggcaggtgaatcacctgaagtcaggagttcgagaccagcctggccaacatgatgaaaacctgtttctacccaaaaatacaaaaattagccaggcacagtggtatgcccctatagtcccatctacttgggaggctgaggcaggagaatcgcttgaacctggaaggcagaggttgcagtgagccaagatcgtgccattgcactccagcctggatgacagagtgagagtccgtctcaaaaaaaagtaaaaagtaagagccgggtgcagtggctcatgcctgtaatcccagcactttgagaggctgaggtgggcggatcacctgaggtcgggcattcgagactagcctggccaacatggtgaaacctcatctttactaaaaatacaaaaattagctgggctgtggtagcctgtaatcccagctactcaggaggctgaggcaggagaactgattgaacccgggaggcgaaggttgcagtgagtcgagattgtgccattgcactccagccttggtgacagagtgggattccgtctcaaaaataatagtaataggttggacgccgtggctcatgcctataatcccggcactttggggggccgaggcagggagatcacctaaggtagggagttcaagaccagcctgaccaacatagagaaaccctgtctctactccgtctctactgaaaaaaaaaaaaaaaaaaaatacaaaattagccgggcatggtggcgcatgcctgtaatcctagctactcgggaggctgaggcaggagaatcacttgaacccaggaggtggaagttgcagtgagttgagatcgcgccactgcactccagcctgggggacaagagcaaaactcccatctcaaaataaataaataaataaataacaacaacctCAAAAACACAGGCAGTCCTCAACACAGCACAGTACACAGCAGCACAGCCAGAGAGGGGCTGGCAAACACTCCCAGACACACAGACTTCAGTAGTGCACTGCCATCCAGTGCACCTTGCCCCGACTGCACCCTGCTCACCGTTCACGAGGCTGCTGCTGCCAGCCTGCTCCACCAGGTTCTCCTGCTGCAGACTGGAGCGGGGCCGGGGCGTGGGGGGTGCTGGGGCGATGCTCTCGGAGGCCTtcctgggggcgggggtggggcggCCTGCAGAGGTGCTAGCCAGCTCCTGTGGTTTGCCAGGAACCCGGGGTTTGGTAGGGATCTGGGGCCGGGCCTCAGGGCTGGCCTTGGGTCCATCGGCCTCAGCCCCTGCAGGAGCACTGGAGCTGGGGTTGCCTCCTGGAACATCCTTGGCATCTTCTGCAAGTtgctgctggtgctgctgcttTGGCTGTGAGAAAGGCCCAGGCCTGGTCCCTGACCACGTCCCCGGGCCCAGCCTGGCACAGTGTTCTGCACACACAAAGGTGCCCTCCTCGGGCCCATTCTCATAAGCCCCAGGGAGCAGGGTGCTGGAGCACCGCCGACACCTGGCAGGGGACAGGACAGGGGTTCACTTAGCCAGGCAACCAGGCCCAGCCACTGGCTACCCCTCCAGCCGTACCCAGGGctgtctcctcccttccctcctcccaactGCCAGCCAAGCTCCAGGCTTCATACTCTAGACTTCTCAGAGGATAAAGAAAACAGTAACTGTCAGAAGCATAGTGGAAcaataaaatcacaaaatcacACAAAATCAGCAACAGAAGTTGTGAAACATGCCTTCAGTTTATGCTACAAGAGGAAGAAGCCAAAGGTCCCCCCGAGAGGTGGCATCCAGTGAATGGCTGCATCCAGGAGCAGCTCAGGAAAATAAAGCGGTGGGTTTTACCCAATCAGGtggtgttttgtgttttcttttctttttatttctttttctttttgagatggagtcccactcttgttgcccaggctggactgcaatggtgtgacctcagctcactgcaacctccgcctcccgggttcaagcgattctcctgcctcagccttctgagtagctgggattacaggcatctgccgccatgcctggctaatttttttttggtatttttagtagagacggagtttcaccatgttggccaggctggtctcaaactcctaacctcaagtgatccacctgcctacgcctcccaaagtgctgggattacaggcgtgagccaccgctctcgGCTATGTTTTgttaatgaaatagaataagATACAATGTATAAGACTGTATCATACAGGAAAGGCCAAATAGTGCTTTGTGA harbors:
- the MICALL1 gene encoding MICAL-like protein 1 isoform X1, whose protein sequence is MAGPRGALLAWCRRQCEGYRGVEIRDLSSSFRDGLAFCAILHRHRPDLLDFDSLSKDNVFENNRLAFEVAEKELGIPALLDPSDMVSMSVPDCLSIMTYVSQYYNHFSSPGQAGVSPPRKGLAPCSPPSVAPTSAEPEDVAQGEELSSGSLSEQATGQTPSSKCAACQQHVHLVQRYLADGRLYHRHCFRCRRCSSTLLPGAYENGPEEGTFVCAEHCARLGPGTWSGTRPGPFSQPKQQHQQQLAEDAKDVPGGNPSSSAPAGAEADGPKASPEARPQIPTKPRVPGKPQELASTSAGRPTPAPRKASESIAPAPPTPRPRSSLQQENLVEQAGSSSLVNGRLHEPPVPKPRGTPKPSEGTPAPRKDPPWITLVQAEPKKKPAPLPPSSSPGPPSQDSRQVENGGTEEVAQPSPAASLEPKPYNPFEEEEEDEEEEAPAAPSLATSPALGHLESTPKSLHPWYGITPTSSPKTKKRPAPRAPSASPLALHASRLSHSEPPSATPSPALSVESLSSESSSQTAGGELLEPPAVPKSSSEPAVHAPGTPGNPVGLPTNSSLASSGELVEPRVEQTPQASPGLAPRTRGSPGPQPAKPCSGATPTPLLLVGDRSPVPSPGSSSPQLQVKSSCKENPFNRKPSPAASPVTKKATKGSKPVRPPAPGHGFPLIKRKVQADQYIPEEDIHGEMDTIERRLDALEHRGVLLEEKLRGGLNEGREDDMLVDWFKLIHEKHLLVRRESELIYVFKQQNLEQRQADVEYELRCLLNKPEKDWTEEDRAREKVLMQELVTLIEQRNAIVNCLDEDRQREEEEDKMLEAMIKKKEFQREAEPEGKKKGKFKTMKMLKLLGNKRDAKSKSPRDKS
- the MICALL1 gene encoding MICAL-like protein 1 isoform X2 encodes the protein MVSMSVPDCLSIMTYVSQYYNHFSSPGQAGVSPPRKGLAPCSPPSVAPTSAEPEDVAQGEELSSGSLSEQATGQTPSSKCAACQQHVHLVQRYLADGRLYHRHCFRCRRCSSTLLPGAYENGPEEGTFVCAEHCARLGPGTWSGTRPGPFSQPKQQHQQQLAEDAKDVPGGNPSSSAPAGAEADGPKASPEARPQIPTKPRVPGKPQELASTSAGRPTPAPRKASESIAPAPPTPRPRSSLQQENLVEQAGSSSLVNGRLHEPPVPKPRGTPKPSEGTPAPRKDPPWITLVQAEPKKKPAPLPPSSSPGPPSQDSRQVENGGTEEVAQPSPAASLEPKPYNPFEEEEEDEEEEAPAAPSLATSPALGHLESTPKSLHPWYGITPTSSPKTKKRPAPRAPSASPLALHASRLSHSEPPSATPSPALSVESLSSESSSQTAGGELLEPPAVPKSSSEPAVHAPGTPGNPVGLPTNSSLASSGELVEPRVEQTPQASPGLAPRTRGSPGPQPAKPCSGATPTPLLLVGDRSPVPSPGSSSPQLQVKSSCKENPFNRKPSPAASPVTKKATKGSKPVRPPAPGHGFPLIKRKVQADQYIPEEDIHGEMDTIERRLDALEHRGVLLEEKLRGGLNEGREDDMLVDWFKLIHEKHLLVRRESELIYVFKQQNLEQRQADVEYELRCLLNKPEKDWTEEDRAREKVLMQELVTLIEQRNAIVNCLDEDRQREEEEDKMLEAMIKKKEFQREAEPEGKKKGKFKTMKMLKLLGNKRDAKSKSPRDKS